In the Dama dama isolate Ldn47 chromosome 13, ASM3311817v1, whole genome shotgun sequence genome, one interval contains:
- the ZNF710 gene encoding zinc finger protein 710 isoform X4: MQSDALLASRRGMEGFMDSGTQTDAVVVLSLAQAAVLGLVSENELFGATISAEAFYPDLGPELAGAAIGEPRPPGPDVYQLACNGRALEEPAEEEVLEVEAAFEKHTRRKTRPPVRLVPKVKFEKVEEEEEVYEVSVPGSDDKDAGPAEAHAEAASGGCEALVQSSAVKMIDLSVFSRKPRTLRHLPRAPRPELDVTPFDPHFPDPARDAFPEPSMALPRPEALPVECNFEPPHLPPLSDPEPPTMESPEPVKPEQGFVWQEAGEFEADAAGSTVERHKKAQLDRLDINVQIDDSYLVEAGDRQKRWQCRMCEKSYTSKYNLVTHILGHNGIKPHSCPHCSKLFKQPSHLQTHLLTHQGTRPHKCQVCQKAFTQTSHLKRHMLLHSEVKPYSCHFCGRGFAYPSELKAHEVKHESGRCHVCVECGLDFSTLTQLKRHLASHQGPTLYQCLECDKSFHYRSQLQNHMLKHQNVRPFVCTECGMEFSQIHHLKQHSLTHKGVKEFKCEVCGREFTLQANMKRHMLIHTSVRPYQCHICFKTFVQKQTLKTHMIVHSPVKPFKCKVCGKSFNRMYNLLGHMHLHAGSKPFKCPYCSSKFNLKGNLSRHMKVKHGVMDIGLDSQGGWATRRGRSRSGPVMAHSGASCPMRGVGRLARPETSLGWAQVWRGGSPEGHQRDNDATFMYSPKDLRGLT; the protein is encoded by the exons CGATGCCCTCCTAGCCAGCCGCCGCGGGATGGAGGGCTTCATGGACTCAGGGACACAGACTGATGCTGTGGTGGTGCTGTCTTTGGCTCAGGCCGCCGTGCTGGGCCTGGTCTCGGAAAATGAGCTCTTTGGAGCCACCATAAGCGCCGAAGCCTTCTACCCGGACCTGGGGCCGGAGCTGGCCGGGGCGGCCATAGGGGAGCCCCGGCCCCCCGGCCCCGACGTCTACCAGCTGGCCTGCAACGGGCGGGCCCTGGAGGAGCCGGCTGAGGAGGAGGTGCTGGAGGTGGAGGCAGCCTTCGAGAAGCACACCCGGCGGAAGACGCGGCCGCCCGTGCGCCTGGTGCCCAAGGTCAAGTTTgagaaggtggaggaggaggaggaggtctaCGAGGTGTCGGTGCCCGGCAGCGATGACAAGGATGCCGGCCCAGCAGAGGCCCACGCCGAGGCAGCCAGCGGTGGCTGCGAGGCCCTGGTGCAGAGCAGCGCGGTCAAGATGATTGACCTCAGCGTCTTCAGCCGCAAGCCCCGGACGCTGCGGCACCTGCCCCGCGCCCCGCGGCCGGAGCTGGACGTAACCCCTTTTGACCCCCACTTTCCCGACCCGGCCCGGGACGCCTTCCCCGAGCCTAGCATGGCGCTGCCCAGGCCGGAGGCCCTGCCCGTGGAGTGCAACTTCGAGCCACCGCACCTGCCCCCACTGAGCGACCCCGAGCCCCCCACCATGGAGTCCCCGGAGCCCGTGAAGCCGGAGCAGGGCTTCGTGTGGCAGGAGGCGGGCGAGTTCGAAGCGGACGCGGCCGGCTCGACGGTGGAGCGCCACAAGAAGGCCCAGCTGGACCGGCTGGACATCAACGTGCAGATCGACGACTCGTACCTGGTGGAGGCCGGCGACCGGCAGAAGCGCTGGCAGTGTCGCATGTGCGAGAAGTCCTACACGTCCAAGTACAACCTGGTGAcgcacatcctgggccacaacgGCATCAAGCCACACTCGTGCCCGCACTGCAGCAAGCTCTTCAAGCAGCCCAGCCACCTGCAGACGCACCTGCTGACGCACCAGGGCACCCGGCCACACAAGTGCCAGGTGTGCCAGAAGGCCTTCACGCAGACCAGCCACCTCAAGCGCCACATGCTGCTGCACTCGGAGGTCAAGCCCTACAGCTGCCACTTCTGCGGCCGCGGCTTCGCCTACCCCAGCGAGCTCAAGGCCCACGAGGTGAAGCATGAGAGCGGCCGCTGCCACGTGTGCGTCGAGTGCGGCCTGGACTTCTCGACACTGACGCAGCTCAAGCGCCACCTGGCCTCCCACCAGGGCCCGACTCTCTACCAGTGCCTGGAGTGCGACAAGTCCTTCCACTACCGCAGCCAGCTGCAGAATCACATGCTCAAGCACCAGAACGTGCGGCCCTTCGTGTGCACCGAGTGCGGCATGGAGTTCAGCCAGATCCACCACCTCAAGCAGCACTCGCTCACCCACAAG GGCGTGAAGGAGTTCAAGTGCGAGGTGTGCGGCCGGGAGTTCACCCTGCAGGCGAACATGAAGCGGCACATGCTGATCCACACCAGCGTCCGGCCCTACCAGTGTCACATCTGTTTCAAGACCTTTGTGCAGAAGCAGACCCTCAAGACCCACATGATTGTCCACTCGCCCGTGAAGCCGTTCAAATGCAAG GTGTGCGGGAAGTCCTTCAACCGCATGTACAACCTGCTGGGCCACATGCACCTTCACGCGGGTAGCAAACCCTTCAAGTGCCCCTACTGCTCCAGCAAGTTCAACCTCAAGGGCAACCTGAGCCGGCACATGAAGGTGAAGCACGGCGTCATGGACATCGGCCTGGACAGCCAAGGTGGGTGGGCCACACGCCGTGGACGGAGCAGGAGCGGTCCTGTCATGGCGCACTCAGGAGCCTCCTGTCCAATgaggggagtggggaggctgGCCAGGCCCGAGACCTCACTGGGGTGGGCTCAGGTCTGGAGAGGGGGCTCCCCGGAGGGCCATCAGCGTGATAACGATGCGACATTTATGTATTCTCCAAAGGATTTACGTGGGCtcacataa
- the ZNF710 gene encoding zinc finger protein 710 isoform X3: protein MCTVRGWHCGYTDVFSALSCDALLASRRGMEGFMDSGTQTDAVVVLSLAQAAVLGLVSENELFGATISAEAFYPDLGPELAGAAIGEPRPPGPDVYQLACNGRALEEPAEEEVLEVEAAFEKHTRRKTRPPVRLVPKVKFEKVEEEEEVYEVSVPGSDDKDAGPAEAHAEAASGGCEALVQSSAVKMIDLSVFSRKPRTLRHLPRAPRPELDVTPFDPHFPDPARDAFPEPSMALPRPEALPVECNFEPPHLPPLSDPEPPTMESPEPVKPEQGFVWQEAGEFEADAAGSTVERHKKAQLDRLDINVQIDDSYLVEAGDRQKRWQCRMCEKSYTSKYNLVTHILGHNGIKPHSCPHCSKLFKQPSHLQTHLLTHQGTRPHKCQVCQKAFTQTSHLKRHMLLHSEVKPYSCHFCGRGFAYPSELKAHEVKHESGRCHVCVECGLDFSTLTQLKRHLASHQGPTLYQCLECDKSFHYRSQLQNHMLKHQNVRPFVCTECGMEFSQIHHLKQHSLTHKGVKEFKCEVCGREFTLQANMKRHMLIHTSVRPYQCHICFKTFVQKQTLKTHMIVHSPVKPFKCKVCGKSFNRMYNLLGHMHLHAGSKPFKCPYCSSKFNLKGNLSRHMKVKHGVMDIGLDSQGGWATRRGRSRSGPVMAHSGASCPMRGVGRLARPETSLGWAQVWRGGSPEGHQRDNDATFMYSPKDLRGLT from the exons CGATGCCCTCCTAGCCAGCCGCCGCGGGATGGAGGGCTTCATGGACTCAGGGACACAGACTGATGCTGTGGTGGTGCTGTCTTTGGCTCAGGCCGCCGTGCTGGGCCTGGTCTCGGAAAATGAGCTCTTTGGAGCCACCATAAGCGCCGAAGCCTTCTACCCGGACCTGGGGCCGGAGCTGGCCGGGGCGGCCATAGGGGAGCCCCGGCCCCCCGGCCCCGACGTCTACCAGCTGGCCTGCAACGGGCGGGCCCTGGAGGAGCCGGCTGAGGAGGAGGTGCTGGAGGTGGAGGCAGCCTTCGAGAAGCACACCCGGCGGAAGACGCGGCCGCCCGTGCGCCTGGTGCCCAAGGTCAAGTTTgagaaggtggaggaggaggaggaggtctaCGAGGTGTCGGTGCCCGGCAGCGATGACAAGGATGCCGGCCCAGCAGAGGCCCACGCCGAGGCAGCCAGCGGTGGCTGCGAGGCCCTGGTGCAGAGCAGCGCGGTCAAGATGATTGACCTCAGCGTCTTCAGCCGCAAGCCCCGGACGCTGCGGCACCTGCCCCGCGCCCCGCGGCCGGAGCTGGACGTAACCCCTTTTGACCCCCACTTTCCCGACCCGGCCCGGGACGCCTTCCCCGAGCCTAGCATGGCGCTGCCCAGGCCGGAGGCCCTGCCCGTGGAGTGCAACTTCGAGCCACCGCACCTGCCCCCACTGAGCGACCCCGAGCCCCCCACCATGGAGTCCCCGGAGCCCGTGAAGCCGGAGCAGGGCTTCGTGTGGCAGGAGGCGGGCGAGTTCGAAGCGGACGCGGCCGGCTCGACGGTGGAGCGCCACAAGAAGGCCCAGCTGGACCGGCTGGACATCAACGTGCAGATCGACGACTCGTACCTGGTGGAGGCCGGCGACCGGCAGAAGCGCTGGCAGTGTCGCATGTGCGAGAAGTCCTACACGTCCAAGTACAACCTGGTGAcgcacatcctgggccacaacgGCATCAAGCCACACTCGTGCCCGCACTGCAGCAAGCTCTTCAAGCAGCCCAGCCACCTGCAGACGCACCTGCTGACGCACCAGGGCACCCGGCCACACAAGTGCCAGGTGTGCCAGAAGGCCTTCACGCAGACCAGCCACCTCAAGCGCCACATGCTGCTGCACTCGGAGGTCAAGCCCTACAGCTGCCACTTCTGCGGCCGCGGCTTCGCCTACCCCAGCGAGCTCAAGGCCCACGAGGTGAAGCATGAGAGCGGCCGCTGCCACGTGTGCGTCGAGTGCGGCCTGGACTTCTCGACACTGACGCAGCTCAAGCGCCACCTGGCCTCCCACCAGGGCCCGACTCTCTACCAGTGCCTGGAGTGCGACAAGTCCTTCCACTACCGCAGCCAGCTGCAGAATCACATGCTCAAGCACCAGAACGTGCGGCCCTTCGTGTGCACCGAGTGCGGCATGGAGTTCAGCCAGATCCACCACCTCAAGCAGCACTCGCTCACCCACAAG GGCGTGAAGGAGTTCAAGTGCGAGGTGTGCGGCCGGGAGTTCACCCTGCAGGCGAACATGAAGCGGCACATGCTGATCCACACCAGCGTCCGGCCCTACCAGTGTCACATCTGTTTCAAGACCTTTGTGCAGAAGCAGACCCTCAAGACCCACATGATTGTCCACTCGCCCGTGAAGCCGTTCAAATGCAAG GTGTGCGGGAAGTCCTTCAACCGCATGTACAACCTGCTGGGCCACATGCACCTTCACGCGGGTAGCAAACCCTTCAAGTGCCCCTACTGCTCCAGCAAGTTCAACCTCAAGGGCAACCTGAGCCGGCACATGAAGGTGAAGCACGGCGTCATGGACATCGGCCTGGACAGCCAAGGTGGGTGGGCCACACGCCGTGGACGGAGCAGGAGCGGTCCTGTCATGGCGCACTCAGGAGCCTCCTGTCCAATgaggggagtggggaggctgGCCAGGCCCGAGACCTCACTGGGGTGGGCTCAGGTCTGGAGAGGGGGCTCCCCGGAGGGCCATCAGCGTGATAACGATGCGACATTTATGTATTCTCCAAAGGATTTACGTGGGCtcacataa
- the ZNF710 gene encoding zinc finger protein 710 isoform X5, protein MEGFMDSGTQTDAVVVLSLAQAAVLGLVSENELFGATISAEAFYPDLGPELAGAAIGEPRPPGPDVYQLACNGRALEEPAEEEVLEVEAAFEKHTRRKTRPPVRLVPKVKFEKVEEEEEVYEVSVPGSDDKDAGPAEAHAEAASGGCEALVQSSAVKMIDLSVFSRKPRTLRHLPRAPRPELDVTPFDPHFPDPARDAFPEPSMALPRPEALPVECNFEPPHLPPLSDPEPPTMESPEPVKPEQGFVWQEAGEFEADAAGSTVERHKKAQLDRLDINVQIDDSYLVEAGDRQKRWQCRMCEKSYTSKYNLVTHILGHNGIKPHSCPHCSKLFKQPSHLQTHLLTHQGTRPHKCQVCQKAFTQTSHLKRHMLLHSEVKPYSCHFCGRGFAYPSELKAHEVKHESGRCHVCVECGLDFSTLTQLKRHLASHQGPTLYQCLECDKSFHYRSQLQNHMLKHQNVRPFVCTECGMEFSQIHHLKQHSLTHKGVKEFKCEVCGREFTLQANMKRHMLIHTSVRPYQCHICFKTFVQKQTLKTHMIVHSPVKPFKCKVCGKSFNRMYNLLGHMHLHAGSKPFKCPYCSSKFNLKGNLSRHMKVKHGVMDIGLDSQGGWATRRGRSRSGPVMAHSGASCPMRGVGRLARPETSLGWAQVWRGGSPEGHQRDNDATFMYSPKDLRGLT, encoded by the exons ATGGAGGGCTTCATGGACTCAGGGACACAGACTGATGCTGTGGTGGTGCTGTCTTTGGCTCAGGCCGCCGTGCTGGGCCTGGTCTCGGAAAATGAGCTCTTTGGAGCCACCATAAGCGCCGAAGCCTTCTACCCGGACCTGGGGCCGGAGCTGGCCGGGGCGGCCATAGGGGAGCCCCGGCCCCCCGGCCCCGACGTCTACCAGCTGGCCTGCAACGGGCGGGCCCTGGAGGAGCCGGCTGAGGAGGAGGTGCTGGAGGTGGAGGCAGCCTTCGAGAAGCACACCCGGCGGAAGACGCGGCCGCCCGTGCGCCTGGTGCCCAAGGTCAAGTTTgagaaggtggaggaggaggaggaggtctaCGAGGTGTCGGTGCCCGGCAGCGATGACAAGGATGCCGGCCCAGCAGAGGCCCACGCCGAGGCAGCCAGCGGTGGCTGCGAGGCCCTGGTGCAGAGCAGCGCGGTCAAGATGATTGACCTCAGCGTCTTCAGCCGCAAGCCCCGGACGCTGCGGCACCTGCCCCGCGCCCCGCGGCCGGAGCTGGACGTAACCCCTTTTGACCCCCACTTTCCCGACCCGGCCCGGGACGCCTTCCCCGAGCCTAGCATGGCGCTGCCCAGGCCGGAGGCCCTGCCCGTGGAGTGCAACTTCGAGCCACCGCACCTGCCCCCACTGAGCGACCCCGAGCCCCCCACCATGGAGTCCCCGGAGCCCGTGAAGCCGGAGCAGGGCTTCGTGTGGCAGGAGGCGGGCGAGTTCGAAGCGGACGCGGCCGGCTCGACGGTGGAGCGCCACAAGAAGGCCCAGCTGGACCGGCTGGACATCAACGTGCAGATCGACGACTCGTACCTGGTGGAGGCCGGCGACCGGCAGAAGCGCTGGCAGTGTCGCATGTGCGAGAAGTCCTACACGTCCAAGTACAACCTGGTGAcgcacatcctgggccacaacgGCATCAAGCCACACTCGTGCCCGCACTGCAGCAAGCTCTTCAAGCAGCCCAGCCACCTGCAGACGCACCTGCTGACGCACCAGGGCACCCGGCCACACAAGTGCCAGGTGTGCCAGAAGGCCTTCACGCAGACCAGCCACCTCAAGCGCCACATGCTGCTGCACTCGGAGGTCAAGCCCTACAGCTGCCACTTCTGCGGCCGCGGCTTCGCCTACCCCAGCGAGCTCAAGGCCCACGAGGTGAAGCATGAGAGCGGCCGCTGCCACGTGTGCGTCGAGTGCGGCCTGGACTTCTCGACACTGACGCAGCTCAAGCGCCACCTGGCCTCCCACCAGGGCCCGACTCTCTACCAGTGCCTGGAGTGCGACAAGTCCTTCCACTACCGCAGCCAGCTGCAGAATCACATGCTCAAGCACCAGAACGTGCGGCCCTTCGTGTGCACCGAGTGCGGCATGGAGTTCAGCCAGATCCACCACCTCAAGCAGCACTCGCTCACCCACAAG GGCGTGAAGGAGTTCAAGTGCGAGGTGTGCGGCCGGGAGTTCACCCTGCAGGCGAACATGAAGCGGCACATGCTGATCCACACCAGCGTCCGGCCCTACCAGTGTCACATCTGTTTCAAGACCTTTGTGCAGAAGCAGACCCTCAAGACCCACATGATTGTCCACTCGCCCGTGAAGCCGTTCAAATGCAAG GTGTGCGGGAAGTCCTTCAACCGCATGTACAACCTGCTGGGCCACATGCACCTTCACGCGGGTAGCAAACCCTTCAAGTGCCCCTACTGCTCCAGCAAGTTCAACCTCAAGGGCAACCTGAGCCGGCACATGAAGGTGAAGCACGGCGTCATGGACATCGGCCTGGACAGCCAAGGTGGGTGGGCCACACGCCGTGGACGGAGCAGGAGCGGTCCTGTCATGGCGCACTCAGGAGCCTCCTGTCCAATgaggggagtggggaggctgGCCAGGCCCGAGACCTCACTGGGGTGGGCTCAGGTCTGGAGAGGGGGCTCCCCGGAGGGCCATCAGCGTGATAACGATGCGACATTTATGTATTCTCCAAAGGATTTACGTGGGCtcacataa